In Quercus lobata isolate SW786 chromosome 12, ValleyOak3.0 Primary Assembly, whole genome shotgun sequence, a genomic segment contains:
- the LOC115970235 gene encoding uncharacterized protein LOC115970235, giving the protein MADVLYRATKYMNAEDALLARKEKPKKRDRQEDVRQDRGRKVARTEDQRKLKGDPNKRPRDKYCRFHRDYGHDTANCYDLKQQIEALIRQGKLQRFVSREKTDKSEEQTPRRENERPRPPIGDIQMIIGGTAAAGSSKKARKTYLRTVHSVQLTGSVPKMPRIGNPVIHFSEDDARRLHYPHDDALVVSLQIGDYNMHRVLVDNGSSADILYYLAFQQMRIDREQLSPMNAPLVGFGGAKIFPLGAITLTVTAGDYTQQITKEVTFLVVDCSSAYNAILGRPTLNSWKAVTSTYHLMIKFPTEYGVGELRGNQVAARECYIAMIEMEDQQQTMCIGKQKVTAEPVEELEEVSLDDAQPEQTTKIGTLASWPV; this is encoded by the exons ATGGCGGATGTACTCTACAGGGCTACCAAGTatatgaatgcagaagacgcACTGTTGGCCCGCAAAGAGAAACCTAAGAAGAGGGATAGGCAGGAGGATGTGCGACAAGATAGGGGGCGAAAGGTCGCTAGAACCGAGGATCAGC GGAAGTTGAAAGGAGATCCCAACAAAAGACCGAGGGACAAGTATTGTCGCTTTCACCGGGACTACGGGCATGACACTGCCAACTGCTATGACCtgaagcagcagattgaggcaCTGATCAGACAGGGAAAGTTACAAAGGTTCGTCAGCAGGGAAAAGACCGACAAATCGGAAGAACAAACCCCACGACGGGAGAACGAGCGCCCCAGACCACCAATAGGGGACATTCAGATGATAATAGGGGGCACAGCTGCAGCCGGGTCTTCCAAAAAAGCCCGCAAAACCTATCTTAGGACGGTCCATAGCGTCCAACTCACAGGATCCGTACCGAAGATGCCGCGAATAGGTAATCCCGTCATACACTTTTCAGAGGATGATGCTCGGAGACTTCACTATCCTCATGACGATGCGCTGGTGGTCAGCCTACAAATTGGGGATTATAATATGCATCGGGTACTcgtcgacaacggcagctcagCGGACATCCTGTACTATCTagcattccagcagatgagaATTGACAGGGAACAATTGTCCCCAATGAACGCCCCACTCGTAGGATTTGGGGGCGCAAAGATATTCCCTTTGGGCGCAATAACTCTAACAGTGACAGCAGGTGACTATACTCAGCAAATCACTAAGGAAGTAACATTTCTCGTGGTCGACTGCTCGTCCGCCTATAACGCCATCCTCGGCCGACCAACTCTCAATTCCTGGAAGGCGGTGACTTCAACGTACCACCTAATGATTAAATTCCCGACAGAGTACGGGGTAGGAGAGCTACGGGGAAATCAAGTCGCTGCCCGAGAGTGCTATATTGCCATGATAGAAATGGAGGATCAACAGCAGACGATGTGTATCGGGAAACAGAAAGTAACGGCAGAGCCAGTTGAAGAGCTAGAAGAAGTAAGTCTGGACGACGCACAGCCTGAACAGACGACCAAAATTGGCACGCTAGCCAGTTGGCCGGTGTGA
- the LOC115970234 gene encoding uncharacterized protein LOC115970234, translating into MAAAMAELTRQNQELRMEISQRRQTREEHAGQTQGHGDKENTEVGSQFRGTTSRVVPHLKEEMDQMKKVMEEMKENMRRTNPIEDLVHRTDSPFTASINGHPIPSKFKLPSLNSYDGTRDPFDHIATFKTTMHLQGVPDEIMCRAFPTTLKGPARVWFSKIPPSSVSSFEELSKLFVNNFIGGQRHKRSSSSLLTIEQGENESLRSFITRFNREALSVDEVDDKLLLAAFHNGINSDLFIHKLYEKEPQTMAELVHSAQNFMNAEDAIIAKKRKKAERMEAHPARHSEQAPRPKKGRTECGGLCRRHACEEHRRGKPSRRPTGNL; encoded by the coding sequence ATGGCGGCTGCAATGGCGGaattgactcgccaaaaccaggAGTTAAGGATGGAGATCAGTCAGAGAAGACAGACACGTGAGGAACACGCAGGACAGACACAAGGCCATGGTGACAAAGAGAATACTGAGGTTGGAAGCCAGTttagaggcaccacttcacggGTAGTGCCACACTTGAAAGAggagatggaccaaatgaagaaagtcatggaggagatgaaggagaaCATGAGGAGAACTAATCCTATAGAAGATTTGGTCCACAGAACAGATTCTCCttttacggcttccatcaatggCCACCCCataccatcaaagttcaaactgCCTTCCCTGAACTCGTATGATGGGACGCGTGACCCCTTTGATCACATTGCAACATTCAAGACGACAATGCACCTCCAAGGGGTCCCTGATGAAATCATGTGTCGAGCCTTCCCTACTACCCTTAAAGGCCCGGCACGAGTTTGGTTCAGTAAAATCCCCCCAAGTTCCGTAAGTTCTTTCGAAGAGTTAAGCAAATTGTTCGTTAACAATTTCATCGGGGGACAGAGGCACAAGCGCTCTTCGTCCAGCTTACTGACCATAGAACAGGGGGAAAACGAAAGCCTGCGGTCATTCATCACTCGCTTCAACAGAGAAGCCCTTAGCGTGGACGAGGTGGACGACAAGCTTCTACTAGCAGCCTTCCACAATGGGATTAATTCGGATTTATTTATCCACAAGCTATACGAGAAGGAGCCTCAAACCATGGCCGAGCTTGTCCATTCGGCTCAGAActtcatgaatgcagaagatgcaatcatagccaagaagaggaaaaaagcTGAGAGGATGGAAGCGCACCCAGCTCGACACTCAGAACAAGCCCCTCGTCCAAAAAAGGGACGGACGGAATGTGGAGGtttatgtcgacgacatgcttgtGAAGAGCATAGACGAGGGAAGCCATCTAGACGACCTAcaggaaacctttga